One genomic window of Quercus robur chromosome 6, dhQueRobu3.1, whole genome shotgun sequence includes the following:
- the LOC126689747 gene encoding uncharacterized protein LOC126689747, producing the protein MTETQKQVILVAVDESDHSFHALNWVLDNFFAPTEDHNFKLIIVHAVVSPAPYLGLVQIGKGSSESLKAVEENLKRSATSTIQKAKEICSSKSIDDVSTEVSQGDPRNVLCEAVDKHRASILVLGSHGYGAVKRVVLGSVSDYCAHHCRCNVIIIKNPKPQR; encoded by the exons ATGACAGAGACTCAGAAGCAAGTGATTTTGGTGGCTGTGGATGAAAGTGACCATAGCTTTCATGCTTTGAATTGGGtattggataatttttttgctCCTACGGAGGACCATAATTTCAAGCTCATTATCGTTCATGCTGTAGTTTCGCCAGCTCCTTACCTAGGACTGGTTCAAATTGGTAAAG GATCCTCTGAATCTTTAAAGGCTGTGGAAGAAAATTTGAAGAGGTCAGCCACTAGTACCATTCAGAAGGCTAAGGAGATCTGCAGCAGTAAATCG ATTGATGATGTGTCAACTGAAGTGAGTCAAGGAGATCCCCGGAATGTTTTGTGTGAGGCTGTAGATAAACACCGTGCATCTATTTTGGTACTGGGCAGTCATGGTTATGGAGCAGTCAAAAG GGTGGTTCTAGGCAGTGTGAGTGACTACTGTGCTCACCATTGTCGCTGCAACGTGATAATTATTAAGAATCCCAAGCCCCAGCGCTGA